In the Engystomops pustulosus chromosome 2, aEngPut4.maternal, whole genome shotgun sequence genome, one interval contains:
- the LOC140116743 gene encoding adenine phosphoribosyltransferase-like, whose amino-acid sequence MPVCNSSLVHLDLYKKPEKKTRGWYLSLMAPNEKGPTYAWLDPSRLYCHQEALQDCIEDLLQPFKNDQIDLVAGIDAMGFILGAAIASHLGKGFLAIRKAGHLCVKTYSQSYVDYSAKEKNMEIRTDAIKSGMRILLVDQWIETGGTMRAAIKLVEDQGGVVAGIATICIEDSEGGKWVRESYKCSDCVPDDLRNQFNGHFLESFHAFHAENNN is encoded by the exons ATGCCAG TCTGCAACTCATCACTTGTCCACTTGGACTTGTACAAGAAGCCAGAGAAGAAAACCCGAGGCTGGTATCTGTCATTAATGGCTCCTAATGAAAAAGGACCTACCTATGCTTGGCTGGACCCCTCCAGGCTCTACTGTCACCAGGAG GCCCTACAGGACTGCATTGAAGATTTGCTACAACCCTTTAAGAATGACCAGATAGATCTTGTTGCTGGGATTGATGCAATGGGATTCATTTTAG GAGCTGCCATCGCCTCACATCTAGGGAAAGGGTTCTTAGCCATCAGGAAAGCTGGACACCTCTGTGTTAAGACTTATAGCCAGTCATATGTTGACTACTCTGCAAAGGAGAAAAATATGGAGATCCGGACAGATGCCATTAAATCAG GAATGCGAATCTTACTAGTGGATCAGTGGATTGAGACTGGAGGAACGATGAGAGCTGCCATTAAATTGGTGGAAGATCAAGGAGGGGTCGTTGCAG GAATTGCTACCATCTGCATTGAGGACAGCGAAGGAGGAAAGTGGGTGAGAGAAAGCTACAAATGCTCTGACTGTGTCCCCGATGACTTAAGGAACCAGTTCAATGGACACTTCTTGGAGAGTTTTCACGCCTTCCATGCCGAGAACAATAACTGA
- the LOC140119351 gene encoding protein kinase C theta type-like translates to MASTGHRESEKKRKREEEMRKREEKKRKREKVKRKREEDSKSGLKIKRRGEIAGLLEDDGPRPGSSQDPVTSSPYPDFYVYRLTIHQVLGRGGFGKVVLASFPGRNTFMAVKVVLKTPDNTAMLMRERRILQKARECPFLCHLYAAHQSQHGAYLITEYLSGGSLQALIRMCGSLNIDNVRFYTAEIVCGLQFLHGHNIVHRDLKPGNIMLDRSGHIRIIDLGLARDGVTSSNKTRGVVGTTCFMAPEVLLDEEYDAAVDWWSLGIVVSIMSSGYSPFYYGPIRSEAVESIITEMPEIPPWLASDLKHLIKNLLRKNPEMRLGVSGNIRHHPFFDSIGWEDLEAGRAQPPFTPFRAVLKNKHLQWPGDETPTNPVAEFSYMSPSWARMMERSRL, encoded by the exons atggcgtctacaGGACACAGAGAAAgcgagaagaagaggaagagagaagaagagatgaggaagagagaagagaagaagaggaagagagaaaaggtgaagaggaagagagaagaggacagcAAGAGCGGATTGAAGataaagaggagaggagagattgCCGGATTATTAGAGGATGACGGGCCAAGACCGGGCAGCAGCCAGGACCCTGTAACATCAAGCCCCTACCCCGACTTCTATGTCTACCGCCTCACCATCCATCAGGTGCTGGGTAGGGGCGGCTTTGGGAAA GTGGTCCTGGCGTCATTCCCTGGCCGAAACACCTTCATGGCCGTGAAAGTTGTCCTCAAAACACCGGACAATACAGCAATGTTGATGAGAGAGCGACGGATACTCCAAAAAGCCCGAGAGTGCCCATTCCTATGCCATCTGTATGCCGCACATCAGTCTCAGCACGGGGCGTATTTAATCACGGAGTATCTGTCCGGCGGCAGCCTGCAGGCGTTAATCAGAATGTGCGGCAGCTTGAACATCGATAATGTGAGATTCTACACAGCAGAGATAGTATGTGGCCTCCAATTCCTCCATGGACACAACATCGTCCACAGAGATCTAAAGCCAGGAAACATCATGCTGGATAGAAGTGGGCACATCCGCATCATCGACCTGGGCCTTGCCCGCGATGGTGTCACCTCCTCCAATAAGACCCGTGGAGTGGTGGGCACAACCTGTTTTATGGCCCCAGAGGTGCTGCTGGATGAGGAATATGACGCAGCAGTTGACTGGTGGAGCCTGGGGATTGTTGTGTCCATAATGTCATCCGGATACTCCCCATTTTACTATGGGCCCATCAGGAGTGAGGCGGTCGAGTCCATCATCACCGAAATGCCAGAAATACCACCCTGGCTGGCCTCCGATTTAAAACATCTGATTAAAAACCTGCTGCGGAAAAATCCTGAGATGCGGCTGGGTGTGTCCGGTAACATCAGACACCATCCCTTCTTTGACAGCATTGGCTGGGAGGATCTTGAGGCCGGGAGAGCACAGCCCCCATTTACACCATTCAGGGCCGTTCTGAAGAACAAACACCTGCAGTGGCCGGGAGATGAAACACCTACTAACCCCGTGGCCGAATTCTCCTACATGTCACCTAGCTGGGCCCG GATGATGGAGAGATCCAGATTGTAA